From a single Daphnia pulex isolate KAP4 chromosome 2, ASM2113471v1 genomic region:
- the LOC124188668 gene encoding dnaJ homolog subfamily C member 10-like, whose product MSEELCKEKHYIAKYPTFATFKRGGAVEIHVGGVCVSEVVNFARNSIWAPNLETLNPSSFPSCLKDGHTWVVDFYAPWCPPCMRLIPEFRRASSLVGGIVKFGSLDCSVYRDLCASYDVRSYPTIIFYNYSTLHAYTGQFVSRDIATFVEDVLRPPVVDLTIDNFELLVLNRPVTEIWLVDFFASWCGPCIQLAPQWRSLARMLGPLTNINVGSVDCVTQELLCTQHNIRSYPTIRMYVMGGRSGEIITYNGFQRDAYSLRSWLVNSLPSSVYALGDYNFADLVLRSSTPWVVDYYAP is encoded by the exons ATGTCTGAAGAACTTTGCAA AGAAAAACATTACATCGCAAAGTATCCGACATTTGCTACTTTCAAGCGAGGTGGAGCGGTAGAGATCCATGTCGGtggagtgtgtgtgtctgaagTAGTGAATTTTGCACGAAACAGCATTTGGGCACCTAATCTGGAAACTCTGAATCCGAGTTCGTTTCCCAGTTGTCTCAAAGATGGACATACTTGGGTTGTTGACTTTTACGCTCCGTGGTGCCCACCTTGTATGCGTCTTATTCCTGAATTCAGAAGA GCCAGTAGTCTGGTTGGTGGCATAGTCAAATTTGGCTCTCTGGATTGCTCCGTTTATCGCGACCTCTGTGCCTCTTATGACGTTCGCTCATATCCAACAATAATCTTTTATAATTATTCAACTCTACATGCGTACACTGGTCAGTTTGTCAGCCGTGATATCGCCACATTTGTTGAAGATGTTCTTCGCCCTCCAG TGGTTGATTTGACGATCGACAATTTCGAGTTGCTGGTGTTGAACAGACCTGTAACAGAAATATGGCTGGTGGATTTTTTCGCTTCGTGGTGCGGTCCTTGCATTCAGTTGGCACCCCAGTGGCGTTCACTTGCCAGAATGCTCGGCCCTTTAACTAACATCAACGTCGGATCAGTGGATTGCGTCACCCAGGAATTGCTCTGTACCCAACACAATATTCGTTCCTATCCAACCATTCGGATGTATGTTATGGGAGGACGCTCTGGTGAAATCAT TACCTACAACGGCTTCCAGCGGGACGCATATTCGCTACGCAGCTGGCTGGTCAATTCGCTACCATCGTCGGTTTACGCTCTGGGCGATTACAACTTCGCGGACCTGGTGCTCCGTTCCAGTACTCCTTGGGTGGTTGACTATTACGCGCCGTGA